A genomic segment from Legionella micdadei encodes:
- a CDS encoding lysylphosphatidylglycerol synthase transmembrane domain-containing protein encodes MSNTETLNALSASPGKTGGWSKHILGLLISAACLILIARKVDLSGLSLALSQFQWIFLIYGLFSLAIGYFFRVARWTLMLRAAKAPVKLATCTAPFLGSMALNNLLPLRLGDVVRAFVFPSAIGVDKATATSSLVMERLVDVLTVFACLMIGLVITKGTQLPTWLAQSVLTMVTLGSLALAMMFLFSGRLARWLTGLTPTDGKPYSTKEKLFKALANLLFGFEAMSRWRVLAALFAVSIIVWVCESGLFWCLLMGFHLETSLPPAMMVMAIVTFSTLVPSSPGYIGPFHLAAFTAISLLGGAAGQAASFAVLSHLSLWLPTTLAGVIAILFTPELFKAVIKKQTIKA; translated from the coding sequence ATGTCAAATACCGAAACCCTTAACGCCTTAAGTGCATCCCCAGGCAAGACCGGAGGTTGGAGCAAACATATTTTAGGTCTTCTCATTTCCGCTGCTTGCCTGATTCTCATCGCACGAAAAGTGGACTTATCAGGCCTAAGTTTAGCATTATCCCAATTTCAATGGATTTTTTTAATTTACGGCCTTTTTTCCTTAGCTATTGGCTATTTTTTTAGGGTCGCTCGTTGGACTTTAATGCTACGCGCAGCAAAAGCACCCGTCAAATTAGCAACCTGCACAGCACCTTTCCTGGGTTCAATGGCCCTTAACAACCTCTTGCCATTAAGACTAGGTGATGTAGTGCGCGCATTTGTTTTCCCTTCAGCGATAGGCGTGGATAAAGCAACAGCAACAAGCAGCCTAGTCATGGAGCGTTTAGTTGATGTTTTAACCGTGTTTGCTTGTTTAATGATCGGGCTAGTCATCACCAAAGGTACGCAATTGCCAACGTGGCTTGCCCAATCAGTCCTAACAATGGTTACTCTGGGTAGCCTCGCATTAGCCATGATGTTTTTATTTAGCGGACGATTAGCCAGATGGCTCACTGGCCTTACCCCTACTGATGGGAAGCCATATTCTACAAAGGAAAAATTATTTAAAGCCCTTGCTAATTTGCTTTTTGGTTTTGAAGCAATGTCCAGATGGCGCGTTCTAGCCGCCTTGTTTGCGGTTTCAATTATAGTTTGGGTTTGTGAATCTGGCTTGTTTTGGTGCTTATTGATGGGCTTTCATTTAGAAACCAGCCTTCCGCCAGCTATGATGGTCATGGCCATAGTGACTTTTTCAACACTTGTTCCTTCGTCTCCAGGGTATATTGGTCCTTTTCATTTAGCAGCTTTTACTGCCATTTCATTGCTAGGCGGGGCAGCAGGGCAGGCCGCAAGTTTTGCGGTTTTATCTCATTTATCACTTTGGTTACCGACTACCTTAGCTGGTGTTATTGCTATCCTATTCACACCAGAATTGTTTAAGGCAGTGATAAAGAAACAAACCATTAAAGCTTAA
- a CDS encoding NAD(P)/FAD-dependent oxidoreductase: MMNQYDVVIIGAGFTGLTAGYVLAKQGKKVRIIEADDTPGGLAGTFEFADGVRIEKFYHHWFNNDLYVPELVNELGMQGDIITLPSRTGMYFNGKMWKLSTPMDLLRFTALSFVDRIRLGLLVYQVRMVKDWRSIEHLSIREWLESLCGKTVYKIVWEPLIQSKFSLFAEEVSAVWFWKKLVLRGSTRDKKGGEELAYFKGGFGRLAEALVTAIKNAGGKVSFNERVTGVTTHGNYLKSVVTNQGEIFGKQFLFTPSFSIIANIFDGVADPNWVKRLRRVKYLGNLCLVLRLKRSLSDIYWTNVNDPGFPFVGVIEHTNFDSPDNYNGTRIAFLSRYLAVEDPVWHYTEEQYLEFALQHLQRMFPELDRSWIIEYKLWRAEYAQPVTERNYSSYVPGSETPYKNALISTMAQIYPEDRGTNYAIREGRKIVELLNHSAKEVPELKEYELA, from the coding sequence ATGATGAATCAATACGATGTTGTAATTATTGGTGCCGGCTTCACGGGCCTAACTGCTGGTTATGTGCTTGCCAAACAAGGAAAAAAAGTTCGAATCATTGAGGCCGATGATACCCCAGGAGGCTTAGCGGGAACTTTTGAATTTGCCGATGGCGTTCGCATTGAAAAATTTTATCATCACTGGTTTAACAACGACCTTTATGTTCCTGAGCTCGTGAATGAATTGGGTATGCAAGGGGACATCATTACCTTACCCTCACGCACAGGCATGTATTTCAACGGCAAAATGTGGAAATTATCAACACCCATGGATTTGCTCCGCTTCACTGCATTATCCTTCGTCGATCGGATTCGCTTAGGTCTTTTAGTGTATCAAGTGCGAATGGTTAAAGATTGGCGCTCTATAGAACATTTAAGCATTAGAGAATGGCTTGAGTCCCTCTGTGGAAAAACAGTCTACAAGATCGTATGGGAACCATTAATACAATCCAAATTTTCGCTATTTGCCGAGGAGGTTAGTGCAGTTTGGTTCTGGAAAAAACTTGTCTTGCGTGGTAGCACTCGCGATAAAAAGGGCGGTGAGGAGCTAGCCTATTTTAAAGGCGGCTTTGGCCGCCTTGCTGAAGCTTTGGTCACCGCGATCAAAAATGCCGGTGGTAAAGTTAGTTTTAACGAACGGGTCACAGGTGTAACTACTCATGGCAATTATTTAAAGAGCGTTGTTACCAATCAAGGAGAAATATTTGGCAAACAATTTCTTTTTACTCCTTCGTTCAGCATCATAGCAAACATTTTTGACGGTGTTGCCGATCCAAACTGGGTAAAACGCTTAAGAAGAGTGAAGTATTTAGGTAATTTATGTTTAGTCTTACGATTGAAACGCAGTTTGTCAGATATTTATTGGACCAATGTGAATGATCCTGGGTTTCCTTTTGTTGGGGTAATCGAGCATACCAATTTTGATTCACCAGACAACTACAATGGAACACGAATCGCCTTTTTATCACGCTATCTTGCAGTAGAAGATCCTGTATGGCATTACACTGAAGAGCAGTATTTGGAGTTTGCCCTACAACATTTACAGCGCATGTTCCCAGAACTCGACCGTTCTTGGATTATTGAATACAAACTCTGGCGTGCTGAATACGCCCAACCTGTTACAGAGCGAAATTATTCAAGTTACGTCCCAGGTTCTGAAACACCCTACAAAAATGCGTTGATATCCACTATGGCACAGATTTATCCCGAGGATCGAGGAACAAATTATGCGATTCGTGAGGGAAGAAAAATTGTTGAGTTGCTGAATCATAGTGCTAAAGAAGTCCCCGAGTTGAAGGAATATGAATTAGCTTAG